From Paenibacillus sp. GP183, the proteins below share one genomic window:
- a CDS encoding S-layer homology domain-containing protein has product MIKQTLFSILAFSVFMVGCEAQNISATGTLVVTSTKANVNLSDISNHWASDAINKAVQKGYVDGYEDATFRPELNVSRAEFLKMAITAMKLPITGDTTGSEWYKPYIAAATDKGILRPTDFPSADISKPITRLEMARISVRSTDDKLQDKDAQIEDKLLMYNAAKAGLIQGLSYGELAPEKSTTRAQSVTIIERILTVNGGGKLEVDKYALSNAEIAWHKTNIVTVLPRYFSNGIGEYTNNNFKAENMYFSADNGNFINETMKLVVVDMSDPTDPNRGLVPSDLKWWGSDRKYRSIPSNSYVILGINHIKVSKKYGISPAYQFGEFTPGHIVPKNVDLNAAYAKDPDTLLDLEVADSVSKVGDRAIEINYPGHEFNDLREQDYTTAFVLPKGDLFAENVDQIFVINYYPSSDFNGKPVRLFESKLDPNIHQ; this is encoded by the coding sequence ATGATCAAACAAACGTTATTTTCTATCCTTGCTTTTTCTGTCTTCATGGTTGGATGCGAAGCCCAAAATATTAGTGCCACTGGTACCCTTGTAGTTACGTCTACGAAGGCCAATGTTAACCTTTCTGATATATCCAACCATTGGGCATCGGATGCTATTAATAAAGCAGTTCAAAAGGGGTACGTAGACGGTTATGAGGATGCAACATTCCGTCCGGAGTTAAATGTAAGCCGCGCTGAGTTTTTGAAAATGGCCATTACAGCCATGAAGCTTCCGATTACGGGTGATACAACGGGATCTGAGTGGTACAAGCCCTATATAGCAGCTGCTACGGATAAGGGAATTCTACGACCTACTGATTTTCCTTCAGCTGATATTAGCAAGCCCATAACTCGACTCGAAATGGCACGGATATCAGTTAGATCTACAGATGACAAACTCCAAGACAAAGACGCACAAATCGAGGATAAATTGCTAATGTACAATGCTGCTAAAGCGGGCCTGATTCAAGGGTTGTCCTATGGAGAGCTTGCCCCTGAAAAGTCTACAACACGCGCCCAATCGGTTACGATCATCGAGAGGATCTTAACGGTAAATGGGGGAGGCAAGCTGGAGGTTGATAAGTACGCCTTATCAAATGCGGAAATAGCTTGGCATAAGACGAATATTGTAACGGTGCTGCCACGTTATTTCTCCAATGGGATCGGGGAATACACAAACAATAACTTTAAGGCTGAAAACATGTATTTTAGTGCGGACAACGGAAATTTCATCAACGAAACTATGAAACTGGTTGTTGTCGATATGTCCGACCCTACTGATCCGAATAGAGGATTAGTTCCATCTGATCTTAAATGGTGGGGCTCTGATAGAAAATACAGATCGATTCCAAGCAATTCCTATGTGATCTTGGGAATAAACCATATTAAGGTTAGTAAAAAATATGGGATTTCTCCTGCCTATCAATTCGGTGAATTTACACCTGGGCATATCGTTCCGAAAAATGTAGATTTGAATGCTGCTTATGCGAAGGATCCGGACACTCTTCTAGATTTGGAAGTTGCAGATTCAGTGTCAAAAGTTGGTGATAGAGCCATTGAGATCAATTATCCTGGACACGAATTTAATGACTTAAGAGAGCAGGATTACACAACAGCATTCGTGCTCCCAAAAGGGGATTTGTTTGCTGAAAATGTTGATCAAATCTTCGTTATTAATTATTACCCTTCTAGTGATTTTAATGGCAAACCTGTTCGACTCTTTGAATCTAAGCTAGACCCTAACATACATCAATAG
- a CDS encoding PKD domain-containing protein — MKKRVIALGLAALMIISIFFMNNTRVSAMDKGAVSYSTSTSTVLLSDGFYSSSASLTPSPSKVDIGVNPATIQKVVIEDITTGVQIGAPLTLSSGSIYSLPAITGQAKAVNVRGLTSYSGYFKWLRNARSNTWTFDDDNAVTHHSTDAAPPNDSYNYYTIPSQSYVWGADPNDNVFHVITHPSGFAVSGGTVPIEATNVTLTHAGFELGSEPAPNLQIKATSFVNGYDAKIEFTETFNYSITRLGMFGNYVDPSAIWYQYNNKVHVDYEATTYYYPSNWHIVAYVNTLTPTPTPSPVILGDFQVNPSTINYRDSFTLHPLAFTIPAGCTYTDHYYKIERGGISVQTSKLTAQTQDTTYTYSSYPSVIAVGTHNISLMIDTSCGSSGWIGPKTLTVNGPTSNRPPDFILGWVYPGTKTPVTQVVQGTKLDLVYIDDPTVPTPIDPDGDPIFFDGFNFSNSDAWTKTIPTKSGVGLYTDGYHSITMDGLGNHSASASFHDIFGASATKSTSVNVIPPNPVPVCKAPVFVKENRPIAAGAINADSSYSPLNRTIDHTKDVWVNKLSSYINGTSSDITVQATLQKITDSAGLDSLGSSTCNIIVHPDLPPVGSLAVPPLGIRGQSYDIFNQFTSPDGDTLVSIQYKYKYDAYNNGFSDDAWTSLPGDLTKAVFTPTKVGKYLFYAMVCEDYGKCGDTSTQSQATLTLDITNLPPEVSFKVEGNNPLPNVNVPTLYTADVMINNWNLYQVNKNIHESKMAWYKNSLGALAVGLGKGMESQNKWSYTYCPGQTCYPAGGFLWANNNGFGNNRISAWRAMQSVQINSPILIPMGGYYGDQRILDPAAPYSKLIPAMYSSMMFSNKKYLFFDQSDPIYCNGGSYSYVCGANKYIYAMNKSKVPRYQYNIAVDAYNNATLTHQWLDPNPYDFILGPGTSYRPSSQGYSVQGYSDFTMRYPTGMVPGAIETYINQDFKFSDSNIARITSWYHPTAAVNSCDNSGYCNYQYTNSYYVYDINVYDSTSGANIKNFQIAPNTDPVLAGYTLPSFELKGDKFIASLKAYNFSRWDYSCWCSTPMSGPAKTIEYDFNGNILSQYNPTAPAGLSPFWETISARYQNWMTGVWYSSAPAAYICTPNLLGDRKYDGEGNSYQYMRNNCVLPSSTSGTGINGFDNPTSSAGANLVKFDKNGAVVWVKRLRGNDAYANPYYYQRNVESGQFLFVLNPYTRQIIVKTLNTATPPGSFYAWSQEYDDMVNMDTGAVVPSPLGIATETSSPSVNPNTGAFEVTTCSYTIEGLCSGNTAPTSGNLMRLGSNSWVQDVDYLGNWQYSEYFGDGLMLSMYELRNNYSAPGYSASGQLRGSGLMWITKGPPTTSPIVRNAFKLGQFISLQPWDNAEITFTMQMNDDTDVTNLAGMSFRMQDAENRYAVETNGTTLYLSKYVGSARTVLSQIPWTFVSKSSYDFKIRTLGTKIEVSLNKAPVFSVVDSHYASGKLGPFTQKSFVSFGSLLVKNVQDLSVFVGGYAIWDQGSATASVRYSNILFTDPENDPMSNTFQWSYTHIPKFINNQGISALVGQTFSSSQLQFDKVGEYTVSLRAQDDPYPDIAFKYPSMVFDAYRKWSNTFQSKLIVHRRPIAVFTLAADASGVITWTDTSYDPDRYDNLTGAYSTENTGLNYQATRGVFDWQYYYITPSGVTVNSKLTRPQEMGTYIVGMQVKDEYGAWSDFATQSFTTARLAPPNQPPAAAVTNPNGTLASPTIMSTIRPNITWSQTDPDVGAIFKQYQVQISNESGSIVLDSGIQNQNTTSTTANWTVNMDLLPGQKLQVRVRVNDGMDWSNWSAPTWMLINSPPTATMTVPGGTQAAPTIFSSLRPTMQWSQTDPDAGTIFKAFQIQITNEANNVMILDSGQLAQNTTSTAGSWTVTSNLPVGQKLRVWVRVNDGNVWSSYSAQTWMFINRAPLADFDWSPKPAYDGDTLTMKNQSSDPDGDVLTHQWTVTAPSGGTIVSSGLNISLSPAEVGTYKVTLQESDPYGGTNSVIKNVIVLPLGVIGSVTHTADWEHNRQLFNIEKSGDANTPWSINQFLIGERFMLDGTITTIISPSTVSAINVKVTFEQTGDVTWLTPDTSKTRWTGDLWNVTYNDLTPGTATFKFTATFSNGAVKTDIVPVEILKQSVRDFWLLKRDK, encoded by the coding sequence ATGAAAAAGAGGGTCATAGCTCTTGGTTTGGCTGCTTTAATGATTATAAGCATTTTCTTTATGAATAATACGAGAGTTAGTGCAATGGATAAGGGGGCAGTTTCGTATTCCACTTCAACAAGCACAGTTTTACTTAGCGATGGATTTTATAGTTCAAGTGCATCCTTAACTCCTTCCCCATCCAAGGTAGATATAGGTGTAAATCCTGCTACGATTCAAAAAGTTGTCATTGAGGATATCACAACGGGGGTACAAATCGGCGCCCCTTTGACACTAAGCAGCGGATCGATTTATAGTTTACCTGCAATAACAGGCCAAGCGAAAGCCGTAAATGTTCGCGGGCTTACTTCTTACAGTGGCTATTTTAAATGGCTAAGGAACGCTCGAAGCAATACTTGGACGTTTGATGATGATAATGCCGTCACCCATCATAGCACTGATGCAGCGCCGCCAAACGATTCATACAATTATTATACAATTCCTTCCCAATCCTATGTTTGGGGTGCTGATCCCAATGATAACGTTTTTCACGTAATCACTCATCCGAGCGGATTTGCTGTGAGTGGGGGAACAGTTCCAATTGAAGCAACCAACGTGACTTTGACACATGCAGGATTTGAACTTGGTTCAGAACCGGCTCCTAACTTACAAATCAAGGCTACTTCTTTTGTGAATGGATATGATGCAAAAATAGAGTTTACTGAAACTTTTAATTATTCAATTACACGCTTAGGGATGTTTGGAAATTATGTTGATCCATCAGCTATATGGTATCAATATAACAACAAGGTACATGTTGATTACGAAGCAACGACATACTATTATCCGAGCAATTGGCATATCGTCGCCTATGTTAATACTCTCACACCAACGCCTACACCATCACCTGTGATTCTCGGTGATTTTCAAGTAAATCCATCAACCATAAATTATAGAGATAGTTTCACATTGCACCCTTTAGCATTTACGATCCCCGCTGGATGTACATACACTGATCATTACTACAAGATTGAGCGCGGCGGCATTAGTGTTCAAACTTCAAAATTAACAGCTCAGACACAAGATACTACTTACACCTATAGTTCTTATCCTTCCGTTATCGCGGTAGGCACACATAATATATCACTAATGATTGATACCTCCTGCGGTTCATCTGGATGGATTGGACCCAAGACACTCACGGTAAATGGTCCAACAAGTAACCGTCCACCTGACTTTATATTAGGATGGGTCTATCCGGGAACCAAAACACCCGTAACCCAAGTGGTGCAAGGTACCAAACTGGATCTTGTTTACATTGATGATCCAACTGTTCCTACGCCAATAGATCCTGACGGAGATCCCATTTTTTTTGATGGATTTAACTTTAGCAACTCCGATGCCTGGACAAAGACTATCCCTACAAAATCAGGAGTTGGCCTATACACAGACGGTTATCACAGTATTACGATGGATGGCCTGGGCAATCATTCAGCAAGTGCTTCTTTCCATGACATATTTGGGGCCTCGGCTACCAAATCTACCTCTGTAAATGTCATTCCACCTAACCCGGTACCCGTATGTAAGGCTCCGGTATTTGTGAAGGAGAATCGTCCCATTGCAGCTGGTGCGATCAATGCGGATAGCAGCTATAGTCCTTTGAATCGTACTATCGATCACACCAAAGATGTGTGGGTCAACAAATTATCTAGTTATATTAATGGAACGTCTTCCGATATCACTGTACAAGCCACATTGCAAAAAATTACAGACAGTGCGGGACTCGATTCACTCGGTTCCAGCACATGTAATATTATCGTGCATCCGGATCTGCCTCCAGTGGGGAGTTTGGCCGTACCGCCACTTGGCATTAGAGGGCAGTCCTATGATATCTTTAACCAATTTACTAGCCCTGATGGTGACACCCTCGTATCTATTCAATACAAATATAAATACGATGCGTACAATAATGGTTTCAGTGATGATGCTTGGACATCCTTACCTGGAGACCTAACCAAAGCCGTTTTCACGCCAACCAAAGTAGGTAAGTATTTATTTTATGCAATGGTCTGCGAGGATTATGGAAAATGTGGGGATACATCGACCCAAAGCCAAGCGACTCTCACTTTAGATATAACCAATTTACCTCCGGAGGTTTCTTTTAAGGTAGAAGGGAATAACCCACTACCCAATGTAAATGTTCCTACTTTATATACAGCAGATGTGATGATCAATAACTGGAACCTCTATCAAGTGAATAAAAATATCCATGAAAGCAAAATGGCTTGGTACAAAAACAGTTTAGGGGCGTTAGCTGTTGGTTTAGGAAAAGGCATGGAATCACAGAATAAATGGAGTTATACCTATTGCCCAGGTCAAACCTGTTATCCTGCGGGTGGTTTCTTGTGGGCGAATAATAATGGTTTTGGGAATAACAGGATATCAGCTTGGAGGGCTATGCAATCCGTACAAATTAATTCTCCCATTTTGATACCGATGGGTGGTTACTATGGAGATCAGAGAATATTGGACCCTGCAGCTCCATACTCAAAACTTATTCCTGCCATGTATTCATCTATGATGTTTTCGAATAAAAAGTATTTATTTTTTGATCAAAGCGACCCTATTTATTGTAACGGTGGTAGTTATTCATACGTATGCGGTGCTAATAAATACATTTATGCAATGAACAAAAGTAAAGTGCCTAGATACCAGTACAATATTGCTGTGGATGCTTATAACAATGCTACATTAACTCACCAATGGTTAGATCCGAATCCGTATGATTTCATTCTTGGTCCTGGAACATCATATAGACCTTCATCGCAAGGGTACAGTGTACAAGGTTATAGCGACTTTACGATGCGATACCCAACGGGTATGGTTCCTGGTGCTATTGAGACTTACATAAATCAAGATTTTAAGTTTAGTGATTCAAACATAGCAAGGATAACTTCATGGTATCATCCTACTGCTGCGGTTAATTCTTGTGATAACAGTGGTTATTGTAATTACCAGTATACTAATAGTTACTATGTTTACGATATCAATGTTTATGATTCAACCAGTGGAGCAAATATAAAAAACTTTCAGATCGCACCTAACACTGATCCTGTTCTCGCAGGTTACACTTTACCTTCATTTGAGTTGAAAGGCGATAAATTCATTGCTTCATTGAAGGCATATAACTTTAGTCGATGGGATTATAGTTGTTGGTGTAGTACACCTATGTCGGGTCCAGCTAAAACCATAGAATATGATTTTAATGGGAATATTTTATCGCAATACAACCCAACTGCTCCTGCGGGTCTGAGTCCTTTTTGGGAAACGATAAGTGCTAGATATCAGAATTGGATGACGGGTGTTTGGTATTCTTCCGCACCAGCCGCCTATATATGTACTCCTAATTTGCTAGGTGATCGTAAATATGACGGTGAAGGCAATAGTTACCAATACATGAGAAATAACTGTGTTCTTCCATCTTCTACCTCAGGCACAGGTATCAATGGGTTCGATAATCCCACAAGCTCTGCGGGAGCCAATCTTGTGAAGTTCGACAAGAATGGAGCTGTTGTTTGGGTGAAGAGATTACGTGGAAATGACGCTTATGCCAACCCTTATTATTATCAAAGAAATGTGGAAAGCGGACAATTTCTCTTCGTGCTGAATCCTTATACTCGGCAAATCATCGTGAAAACTTTGAATACAGCTACGCCTCCGGGTTCTTTTTATGCGTGGTCTCAAGAGTATGATGATATGGTCAACATGGATACCGGGGCTGTTGTTCCATCGCCTTTAGGTATCGCAACTGAAACTAGTTCACCATCTGTAAATCCAAACACGGGGGCATTTGAGGTAACGACATGCTCCTATACGATAGAAGGTTTGTGTTCAGGGAATACAGCCCCAACAAGTGGTAATTTAATGAGATTGGGCAGCAACTCATGGGTACAAGATGTTGATTATTTAGGAAATTGGCAATATAGTGAGTATTTTGGTGACGGTTTAATGTTGAGTATGTATGAATTACGTAATAATTATAGTGCTCCTGGCTATTCTGCGAGTGGACAGTTACGAGGATCAGGGCTGATGTGGATAACAAAGGGACCACCTACCACAAGTCCAATCGTGCGAAATGCTTTCAAACTCGGGCAATTTATTTCGCTGCAACCTTGGGACAATGCAGAGATAACTTTTACGATGCAGATGAATGATGATACGGATGTAACCAATCTTGCGGGGATGTCTTTTAGAATGCAAGATGCAGAAAATCGATATGCGGTTGAAACGAATGGAACCACTTTGTATTTAAGCAAGTACGTAGGAAGTGCTAGAACTGTTTTAAGTCAGATACCTTGGACTTTTGTAAGTAAAAGCTCCTATGATTTTAAAATCCGAACACTTGGAACTAAGATAGAGGTATCACTGAATAAGGCCCCGGTGTTCTCAGTTGTAGACTCGCATTATGCTTCTGGAAAGCTTGGACCGTTTACGCAGAAGTCTTTCGTATCCTTTGGTTCCTTGCTTGTGAAAAATGTGCAGGATCTTAGTGTTTTTGTAGGCGGCTATGCAATTTGGGATCAAGGGTCGGCTACGGCTTCAGTTCGTTACTCAAACATTTTATTTACAGATCCCGAGAATGATCCTATGTCGAATACGTTTCAATGGAGCTATACACACATACCCAAATTCATCAATAATCAGGGTATTTCGGCGTTAGTTGGCCAAACATTTTCTTCTAGCCAGCTGCAATTCGATAAAGTTGGAGAGTATACGGTTTCGTTGAGGGCACAGGATGATCCCTATCCGGATATAGCCTTTAAGTATCCCAGCATGGTATTCGATGCTTATCGCAAATGGTCCAATACCTTTCAATCCAAATTGATCGTTCATCGCAGACCGATTGCAGTATTCACTTTAGCAGCTGATGCAAGCGGAGTGATCACCTGGACAGATACAAGCTATGATCCGGATCGTTATGACAATTTAACGGGAGCATACTCAACAGAAAATACAGGATTAAACTACCAGGCCACACGCGGGGTTTTCGATTGGCAATATTATTACATTACGCCAAGCGGTGTCACGGTAAATTCAAAGCTTACACGACCACAAGAAATGGGTACGTATATAGTTGGTATGCAGGTCAAGGACGAATATGGTGCGTGGAGTGATTTTGCCACACAGAGCTTTACTACAGCGAGATTGGCTCCACCTAATCAACCACCTGCTGCTGCTGTAACTAATCCAAATGGAACTCTAGCTTCTCCAACCATAATGAGTACAATTAGGCCAAATATAACGTGGAGTCAAACCGATCCGGATGTTGGAGCCATATTCAAGCAATATCAAGTACAAATATCCAATGAATCGGGTAGTATCGTGTTGGATTCGGGGATACAAAACCAAAATACAACTTCAACGACTGCAAATTGGACAGTAAATATGGATTTGTTACCAGGTCAAAAGCTGCAAGTACGGGTAAGAGTCAATGATGGGATGGATTGGTCCAATTGGTCAGCACCGACATGGATGCTCATCAATAGCCCGCCTACAGCAACAATGACCGTTCCAGGAGGAACACAAGCGGCACCAACGATATTTTCCTCTCTGCGGCCAACGATGCAATGGAGCCAAACCGATCCGGATGCAGGGACGATATTCAAAGCCTTTCAAATCCAGATCACAAACGAAGCGAATAATGTTATGATTCTCGATTCGGGGCAATTAGCTCAAAATACAACATCCACGGCCGGCAGCTGGACGGTTACCAGCAACCTTCCTGTAGGGCAAAAGCTAAGAGTATGGGTAAGGGTCAATGATGGCAATGTATGGTCCAGTTATTCTGCTCAAACATGGATGTTCATCAATCGAGCGCCTTTAGCAGACTTTGATTGGTCGCCTAAACCGGCTTATGATGGTGATACGTTAACGATGAAGAATCAATCGAGTGATCCGGATGGTGATGTGCTGACGCATCAATGGACGGTTACCGCTCCAAGTGGAGGAACCATTGTTTCATCTGGTCTCAATATATCGTTATCTCCAGCAGAAGTTGGTACGTACAAAGTTACACTTCAAGAATCGGATCCTTATGGAGGCACAAATTCAGTAATCAAAAATGTGATTGTCCTTCCTTTAGGTGTCATTGGAAGTGTTACCCATACCGCGGATTGGGAACATAATCGTCAGTTATTTAATATAGAGAAAAGCGGCGATGCCAATACTCCTTGGAGTATAAATCAGTTTTTAATTGGTGAACGGTTTATGCTCGATGGAACAATAACGACAATTATATCACCAAGCACAGTTTCTGCAATAAATGTTAAGGTCACATTTGAACAAACGGGAGATGTTACTTGGTTAACACCAGATACCAGTAAAACAAGATGGACTGGTGACCTATGGAATGTTACCTATAATGATCTGACTCCTGGAACAGCTACTTTTAAATTTACTGCGACATTCTCAAATGGAGCTGTAAAAACGGATATAGTGCCAGTCGAAATTCTGAAACAAAGCGTTCGTGATTTTTGGTTACTCAAGCGTGACAAATAA
- a CDS encoding PadR family transcriptional regulator, which produces MKTIFPKEMLKGSTGTLVLTLLERQDLYGYELIKDLERRSDGVFALKEGTLYPILHAMEAERWVESYWSQVEGRKRKYYRLTEIGRGQLTEKKAEWTLFRNAVDSVLGEGNT; this is translated from the coding sequence ATGAAGACCATTTTTCCAAAAGAAATGCTAAAAGGTAGTACTGGCACCTTGGTGCTTACGCTACTAGAGCGTCAAGATCTGTACGGTTATGAGTTAATCAAGGACCTAGAACGTCGTTCTGATGGGGTATTCGCACTTAAAGAAGGGACCTTATACCCGATCCTGCACGCAATGGAGGCGGAACGGTGGGTGGAGTCCTATTGGTCGCAAGTCGAAGGGCGTAAACGTAAATATTACCGCCTCACGGAGATAGGGAGAGGACAGTTAACTGAGAAGAAGGCGGAGTGGACACTATTCCGAAATGCAGTCGATAGCGTTCTTGGGGAGGGAAACACATGA
- a CDS encoding FtsW/RodA/SpoVE family cell cycle protein translates to MIRDHEAIRRYLDEVCSRIRALEAHREIRHELENHLEELVLEQEEEGIGRDEAVLWAICQMGNPAEVGDGLHSVHRPRMHWGLFVGVMVFVILGIFAMYAVEEVTGHNILNPQYFKLKIWSVSIGMLFMGILYFFNYLKIRSYSYGLYFVIILGMLFTKLFGTQVNGTSYLHLPLFSLDWFGISPYLFMVAAPGMIMSWENNKRFWLLTTTAFLIIPMVLFLSFSSLGNFMLYMAGYLLLLRFISRSWRGTLFQGITMCLFTLLGILQRHYQMERLTAFLNPNKDPQGAGYLYHALEAGIRSAGWRGRGLGEEMPQSIPDIPTNNILVFLIYRYGWWIGILILIGIVYFVGRLLQSNRVVREPYGRLLGAAVAGMLTFQMVYSLLMPFGLAPLVGIPFPFLSYGGSHLFIEMAVMGLVLGIYRRKDLVRSSGDRQSQRP, encoded by the coding sequence ATGATTCGGGATCATGAAGCGATCCGCCGATACTTGGATGAAGTATGCTCCCGTATCCGTGCTTTAGAAGCACACCGGGAGATCAGGCATGAGTTGGAGAATCACCTGGAAGAGCTCGTGTTGGAACAGGAAGAAGAAGGGATCGGACGAGACGAAGCAGTACTCTGGGCCATCTGCCAGATGGGTAATCCTGCAGAAGTGGGAGATGGACTGCATTCGGTGCATCGTCCACGGATGCATTGGGGACTGTTTGTAGGTGTAATGGTGTTCGTGATTCTCGGGATTTTTGCGATGTATGCTGTAGAAGAAGTAACAGGACACAATATATTAAATCCACAGTATTTTAAGTTGAAAATATGGTCCGTTAGCATCGGTATGCTTTTTATGGGTATCCTCTATTTTTTTAATTATCTCAAGATAAGATCTTATTCCTATGGCCTATACTTTGTCATTATCTTAGGCATGTTGTTTACCAAGCTGTTCGGGACTCAAGTGAATGGGACAAGTTATTTACATCTTCCCTTGTTCTCACTTGACTGGTTTGGCATTAGTCCCTATTTGTTCATGGTTGCAGCTCCTGGCATGATAATGAGTTGGGAGAATAATAAGCGGTTCTGGCTGTTAACAACCACAGCATTCTTGATCATCCCCATGGTCCTTTTTCTATCGTTTTCTTCGCTTGGTAATTTCATGCTATATATGGCTGGTTATCTTCTTTTACTCCGGTTCATTTCGAGAAGTTGGCGGGGAACATTGTTTCAGGGAATAACTATGTGTTTATTTACATTGCTAGGAATACTGCAGAGGCATTATCAAATGGAGAGACTAACCGCTTTCTTAAACCCCAATAAAGATCCACAAGGGGCAGGTTATTTGTATCATGCGTTGGAAGCAGGTATTCGTTCGGCAGGTTGGCGGGGCCGTGGGTTAGGGGAGGAAATGCCACAGTCGATTCCAGATATTCCGACCAACAATATCTTAGTCTTCTTGATCTATAGATACGGCTGGTGGATCGGAATTCTCATTTTAATCGGCATAGTGTACTTTGTTGGACGTCTTCTTCAATCGAATCGAGTTGTGAGGGAGCCCTACGGTCGACTTCTTGGGGCGGCGGTGGCGGGTATGCTAACCTTCCAGATGGTATACAGTTTGCTCATGCCATTTGGTTTAGCACCTCTCGTGGGTATTCCTTTTCCTTTCCTGAGTTACGGAGGTAGTCATCTATTTATAGAAATGGCAGTAATGGGTCTGGTACTAGGAATCTATCGTAGAAAGGACCTAGTGAGGAGTAGTGGGGATAGGCAATCTCAAAGACCTTAG